From the Ctenopharyngodon idella isolate HZGC_01 chromosome 3, HZGC01, whole genome shotgun sequence genome, one window contains:
- the LOC127510013 gene encoding uncharacterized protein LOC127510013 isoform X2 gives MKNAFKLFQIFLLMCGVFSAGTDEVKTVIVMEGESVTLNPDLTQIPGINQLLWRFRDSRSVIAQIEENDISYPIVPEMFGDRLKLSPTGSLTITNMRTKHSGLYKLEINHKSGTSRLDFSITVYESPDVIDAFKGETKSVSETEGDPVTLQTDTETHGDELIVWRFGDEGKLIAKHDLEAKSPPLYDPDERFRDRLKLDHQTGSLTITNTRTTDSGVYEVKISSNKQTLYKRFTVTVSEGCCGFTEAVIRLALSALVGVATVVVLVYDIRSGCLQQKKSVQK, from the exons ATGAAGAACGCTTTCAAATTATTTCAGATTTTTCTACTAATGTGCG gaGTGTTCAGTGCTGGAACAGATGAAGTGAAGACAGTGATAGTGATGGAGGGAGAATCAGTCACTCTAAACCCTGATCTTACTCAAATACCAGGAATTAATCAGTTACTGTGGAGGTTTAGAGATTCACGTTCAGTCATTGCTCAAATCGAGGAAAATGACATTTCATATCCCATTGTCCCTGAGATGTTcggagacagactgaagctgagTCCGACTGGATCTCTGACGATCACAAACATGAGAACTAAACACTCTGGACTTTATAAACTAGAGATCAACCACAAATCTGGGACCTCACGTTTGGATTTCAGCATTACTGTCTATG AGTCTCCAGATGTTATTGATGCTTTTAAAGGTGAAACGAAGAGTGTATCAGAGACGGAGGGAGATCCTGTCACTCTTCAGACTGATACTGAAACACATGGAGATGAGCTGATAGTGTGGAGGTTTGGAGATGAAGGAAAACTCATAGCTAAACATGATCTAGAGGCCAAGAGTCCACCATTATATGATCCtgatgagagattcagagacagactgaagctggatcatcagaccggatctctgaccatcacaaacaccagaaccacagaCTCTGGAGTTTATGAAGTGAAGATCAGCAGCAACAAACAGACTTTATACAAGAGATTCACTGTCACTGTCAGCG AAGGCTGTTGTGGCTTTACTGAAGCTGTGATCCGATTGGCTCTCTCTGCTCTagtgggcgtggctactgtggTTGTTCTGGTTTATGACATCAGATCCGGCTGTCTTCAACAGAAGAAGAGCGTCCAGAAATAG
- the LOC127510013 gene encoding uncharacterized protein LOC127510013 isoform X3, giving the protein MKNAFKLFQIFLLLCGVFSAGTDEVKTVIVMEGESVTLNPDLTQIPGINQLLWRFRDSRSVIAQIEENDISYPIVPEMFGDRLKLSPTGSLTITNMRTKHSGLYKLEINHKSGTSRLDFSITVYESPDVIDAFKGETKSVSETEGDPVTLQTDTETHGDELIVWRFGDEGKLIAKHDLEAKSPPLYDPDERFRDRLKLDHQTGSLTITNTRTTDSGVYEVKISSNKQTLYKRFTVTVSGCCGFTEAVIRLALSALVGVATVVVLVYDIRSGCLQQKKSVQK; this is encoded by the exons gaGTGTTCAGTGCTGGAACAGATGAAGTGAAGACAGTGATAGTGATGGAGGGAGAATCAGTCACTCTAAACCCTGATCTTACTCAAATACCAGGAATTAATCAGTTACTGTGGAGGTTTAGAGATTCACGTTCAGTCATTGCTCAAATCGAGGAAAATGACATTTCATATCCCATTGTCCCTGAGATGTTcggagacagactgaagctgagTCCGACTGGATCTCTGACGATCACAAACATGAGAACTAAACACTCTGGACTTTATAAACTAGAGATCAACCACAAATCTGGGACCTCACGTTTGGATTTCAGCATTACTGTCTATG AGTCTCCAGATGTTATTGATGCTTTTAAAGGTGAAACGAAGAGTGTATCAGAGACGGAGGGAGATCCTGTCACTCTTCAGACTGATACTGAAACACATGGAGATGAGCTGATAGTGTGGAGGTTTGGAGATGAAGGAAAACTCATAGCTAAACATGATCTAGAGGCCAAGAGTCCACCATTATATGATCCtgatgagagattcagagacagactgaagctggatcatcagaccggatctctgaccatcacaaacaccagaaccacagaCTCTGGAGTTTATGAAGTGAAGATCAGCAGCAACAAACAGACTTTATACAAGAGATTCACTGTCACTGTCAGCG GCTGTTGTGGCTTTACTGAAGCTGTGATCCGATTGGCTCTCTCTGCTCTagtgggcgtggctactgtggTTGTTCTGGTTTATGACATCAGATCCGGCTGTCTTCAACAGAAGAAGAGCGTCCAGAAATAG
- the LOC127510005 gene encoding GTPase IMAP family member 8-like encodes MAEGPSAPAEMLAISSNPDDPVIRILLMGRNASGKSSSGNTILGEKKFKAQKRKKKNDAEVCEEVTQIGEKQVHVIDCPNLLDPDLPEEKLEAMKEQLVSGCSAGLSSVLLTVPLEEPVGNEEEILDFIKCLLGPEVQQYIMILFTHGDELEALNETIDEHLQNKDHGDLQRLVTECGGKFHCFNNKRKSDGQIQGLLQKIEGMMMENGGKFVMEQMKRNGSKDRPRVNFSGDFPADETDVIPGKKDQIRLVLLGKTGSGKSSTGKTIIGRILFTLLKQCHSETKQISVIDTPALACISCA; translated from the exons ATGGCGGAGGGACCTTCCGCACCTGCAG agaTGTTAGCAATCAGCTCCAATCCAGATGATCCAGTGATCCGGATTCTTCTGATGGGCAGAAACGCTTCTGGGAAAAGCTCATCTGGAAACACTATACTTGGAGAAAAAAAGTTCAAAGCCCAAAAACGTAAGAAGAAAAATGATGCTGAAGTTTGTGAGGAAGTAACTCAGATCGGAGAGAAACAGGTTCATGTGATTGACTGTCCAAATCTACTGGATCCAGATCTGCCTGAAGAGAAGCTGGAGGCGATGAAAGAGCAGCTGGTCTCTGGATGTTCAGCAGGTCTCAGTTCAGTTCTGCTCACCGTTCCTCTAGAGGAACCTGTGGGAAATGAGGAAGAGATCCTGGATTTCATTAAGTGTTTATTAGGTCCTGAAGTTCAGCAGTACATCATGATTCTGTTCACACATGGAGATGAGCTGGAGGCTCTGAATGAGACCATTGATGAACATCTACAAAACAAAGATCATGGGGATTTACAGAGACTGGTGACTGAATGTGGAGGAAAGTTTCACTGTTTCAATAACAAGAGAAAATCAGATGGTCAGATACAAGGACTACTGCAGAAGATTGAAGGAATGATGATGGAGAACGGTGGGAAATTTGTCATGGAACAAATGAAGAGGAATGGCAGCAAAGACCGTCCTCGTGTCAATT TTTCAGGAGATTTTCCAGCAGATGAGACTGATGTGATTCCTGGGAAGAAAGACCAGATCAGGCTGGTTCTGCTGGGAAAAACTGGATCTGGGAAAAGTTCCACTGGAAAGACCATCATCGGCAGAATCCTGTTCACATTACTGAAACAGTGTCATTCAGAAACTAAACAGATCTCAGTGATCGACACACCAGCACTCGCTTGCATCAGCTGTGCGTGA
- the LOC127510013 gene encoding uncharacterized protein LOC127510013 isoform X1: protein MKNAFKLFQIFLLLCGVFSAGTDEVKTVIVMEGESVTLNPDLTQIPGINQLLWRFRDSRSVIAQIEENDISYPIVPEMFGDRLKLSPTGSLTITNMRTKHSGLYKLEINHKSGTSRLDFSITVYESPDVIDAFKGETKSVSETEGDPVTLQTDTETHGDELIVWRFGDEGKLIAKHDLEAKSPPLYDPDERFRDRLKLDHQTGSLTITNTRTTDSGVYEVKISSNKQTLYKRFTVTVSEGCCGFTEAVIRLALSALVGVATVVVLVYDIRSGCLQQKKSVQK, encoded by the exons gaGTGTTCAGTGCTGGAACAGATGAAGTGAAGACAGTGATAGTGATGGAGGGAGAATCAGTCACTCTAAACCCTGATCTTACTCAAATACCAGGAATTAATCAGTTACTGTGGAGGTTTAGAGATTCACGTTCAGTCATTGCTCAAATCGAGGAAAATGACATTTCATATCCCATTGTCCCTGAGATGTTcggagacagactgaagctgagTCCGACTGGATCTCTGACGATCACAAACATGAGAACTAAACACTCTGGACTTTATAAACTAGAGATCAACCACAAATCTGGGACCTCACGTTTGGATTTCAGCATTACTGTCTATG AGTCTCCAGATGTTATTGATGCTTTTAAAGGTGAAACGAAGAGTGTATCAGAGACGGAGGGAGATCCTGTCACTCTTCAGACTGATACTGAAACACATGGAGATGAGCTGATAGTGTGGAGGTTTGGAGATGAAGGAAAACTCATAGCTAAACATGATCTAGAGGCCAAGAGTCCACCATTATATGATCCtgatgagagattcagagacagactgaagctggatcatcagaccggatctctgaccatcacaaacaccagaaccacagaCTCTGGAGTTTATGAAGTGAAGATCAGCAGCAACAAACAGACTTTATACAAGAGATTCACTGTCACTGTCAGCG AAGGCTGTTGTGGCTTTACTGAAGCTGTGATCCGATTGGCTCTCTCTGCTCTagtgggcgtggctactgtggTTGTTCTGGTTTATGACATCAGATCCGGCTGTCTTCAACAGAAGAAGAGCGTCCAGAAATAG